The DNA segment ATATACCCTTCATATTGTTTATGTATTATTTTTTTGTTCCAGATAATAAAAATATATGTACTATTAAGAACGTTTATTTTTAATTAAAAAACAAGAAGTGAAGCGTATTGTTTAAAAAAACCGCATGCAACAAAGGAAGTCCTTTGGCATGCGGTTTTTTTAAATATTAATGGGATAGCTGTCGCTATTACTGTTTCGTAACCTTGGTGCTCAGTATGTTGTTGTCTTTGTTTAAGGTTATCTTATAATTTCCTTTTTCTAATGGTGAAAGATTTAGCACCATTTTATTTAGGTTTTGCTGAGCAGGGTAGTAGTCTGACATAACGACCTCTCCCAATTCGTCGGAAACGGTTACAGATAAGGTAGCTGGTTCCGGACAAGTAAATTGGATAGCAAACAGATCGGTGGTTGGGTTCGGGAATTTTTTAACAATTTTGTAATCAACATCAATATCAGCAGGTATTTTGGTGACTTTTACGGAAACAGATGAGGAGCCATCGTTAAGTTTGACGGTGTAAATTCCAGATTCATATGTTGATAAATCAATGTTTACCTTGTTGTTATATCCCTCAGTGGCATTACTGCTGGATGATAGTAATTGGTTTCCTGTTTCGTTTAAAACAATTACAGAAACCGAGCCTGTTATTGGAGAATAATAAGAAACCGAGACCATGTCGAGTGTTTTCTCGGGTGAATACTGAGTGATTTTTAATGGATTGTAGTTGTTTGGGATATATTCTGCATATCCTATATCCGGACTGTCTCCATAGTATGGAGTGCCCACATCAATACCCGCATCAATCAGATCAGAGCCTGTGTTTAGCTTTCCAAAAGTGATATCAGGTAAAGATCCGTCTTCTTTTCTGGGAAGTTCCAGTTGTGACAAATCTAAACTCACAAAATCGTCATCTGTAACAATGACTGAGTCAGTTGGTTGCCACCAAGGTAAGCTACCAATGATTTCGGGGCCGGCAAAGTCCCATGTGTTATTGCTTTCGGTATAGGTGTTGACACTAGATAGATTGTAAGGTCTGCCCCCTGCATCATCCTGAACGGTTTTGTAGATAATGTTGTTATAGTATGTGCTGGGTGTAATTCCTTCAAAAGCAGGGTTTACATTGATTTCTATACCAATTCCATTGGCATATGAAAAGTTATTGTATACCAAGGCACGGTTAGGGTAATAGGGTGAATAAGCCAGTTCATAAAAGCCAAAACCCGCATTGTTGGCCGAAATACAATTTTTTACTATCTTACGTACGCCAGGAATATTGGGGCCTATTAGCGTGTTGCCATCAGCTGTTTGTACTGCTCCAGAGCCTCTGTTGGCCCCAAATTTAAAACCATTACCATCCAATGCATCTTCTAATTTATGACCAAACGACCAGCACTTCTCAAAAATTGTTAGTCCCGGACCACTGATATCAAAACCGTCGTCTCCACAATTCCAGGCTCTACAACCATAAAAATATAAATAGGTACCTTCCTCGGCGTCCATCTTGACAGCATCGGAGCCGTTACCGGGAACCTCGCTTAAAAGGTCCACACAGTCGTATATATCGCAATTGATAAAACGGGTGGTGTCAGTAGGTATTTCAGGGATGTCAGGATGTCCAGCTACTCCCCAGTAGCTCATACCACGACCACCAACATTATGAACGGTTAAATTTTCAAAAGTCATATAGCTGCACATGCCTGCGCCAACGCCACTAGCTAGTTCGCCTGATTCGGGTTGAGGAACGTTACGTATGGTAAGCCCCTTGACATGAATCCAACTTGTTTCGTAAAAGTCCAATGCCCCGTTAAACCGGTTTCCTGTCATGTCCACCTGTGAACAATCTAAAACAGGTTTTTCTCCCGGGTAGGCGAAAAAACGTATGGGTTTTTCTCTGGTTCCCGCATGTCCAATGCCATCACCAACATGAATTTCACAGATGGTACTTCCTCTTGAATGATCCTGAGGATACCAAACACCTCCCCTAAAGTAAACTGTCTCTCCAGCCTGGGCTGTTTCAAATGCCTTCTGCCAGGTGGCAAAAGGTCTTTCGTAGCTCCCGGGGCCCGAATCGTCCCCATCAACTGCTACGTAGTAATCTCCCCCAATGTCTTGTGCCGATAATAATATCGGTAAAAACATACATACAATCAGTATTAACTTCTTCATTGTTGTGAATTTTGTGTTGTGTTGTGTTGTGTTGTGTTGTGTTGTGTTGTCTGAAGGCTCATTCTATTTCTAAAAGCCTTCCTTGCGCTAACGAAAATTTAAGTCGTTTTATTTTAAAAGTATGGATTATATTCTATTGTGCAAATTTACGAGTTAATTTTAATATAGTTTCAAATATTTGAATATTAGCCCTTTTTAAACTTTTCGACATAAAAGTTTTACAGAGTATTTTCTAAGTGGTGGTTTTTCTTGTGTCTTTATCTTTGTTTTCAATGAACTCCTGAAACAGGCTGAAATAGGCTTGTATCAAAGTGAAATCAGCATTCTTAAAGCGGGTTTAATTTGTAAATACTAAAAGATTGGTGTGTTTTAGTGAAAAGCTTGTTTTTTAGAGTTTTAGTTTAGTCAATAAACTAAAAGCGTTTGTCAATTAATGCTTCTTACTCATGTACCGTTAGCTTATATTGTACAATAAATAAATGTAAACCGAAATGATTATGAAGAATTTGTTTAGTGTTGTGATGTGTTTTGTTGCACTGGGTTTTGTGTCTTGCGAGAAGGAGTCTGTGCAGGAAGCACCAGGAAATATACCTGGGATGGGTAATAATCAAGGGCAGTTAGAAATTTCGGAAAGTTTCGATATGCCAGAGGATATAAGTATTGTGGGTACGATTACAGGTGCTGTGGAAGAGGAAGAGATAACAGCTGCAAGCCTAAAGTCTTATTCCAATTGGGATAGTTTTGGTAGTGGGCAGGATGTGATCTTAAAGGTTACTCTACAGAATAATAGTGTTTCCAGAAGAACAGTTTTCTTTCCTAAAGGTTTGGTTTGGAAATGTGTAGCTGGTGATTTTCAGCATGGAATTCAAATACAGACTACTTGGCTAAACCTAGGAGCAGGCGAAACAAGGACTATTACCATTCGCTTGTATTGTGCTAACTTGCATATGGATACCCCTGATTATAGTGGGATTTATGAGATATTAGGTGTGACTAGTTCTAAGGTATTATGGCGATTTTTGGATCTGATACAATGGAGAATGGTAAATTACGAAATGTATGTTGATAATAGTCTTAAGGCTGGATCGTCTGATTTGCCAGAGTATACTGATATGGCAGCTAAATTGCAAACCATGATACATAAACTTACGGATACGGGAGAAACGCTCTCGGATGAAGATATTGCTTTTATTGAAAGTATTCCCGAATTACCAGTTGAGCAAAGACCGGTTTTGGAATCTGATGGTACATATTCTGAAGATATTTTAGAATATGGACAATCCAACCAATAGGTTTGCCCCCCAATGAGGTGTCGAATAGTTGCTTAGTGTATCATGTGTGATCGATTTTACGAAGATCGGTCGGGTGAATTTATGCCTGCTTTGATTCTTCTTGCACATTAGACACCGATTGCTTTATTATTAGAAGTATGCAACTTTGAAGATATGCATCAAAGGGTAAATCTTAAGAAATGGATTTGCCCTTTTTTGCAATATCATTGAGCTCTTTTACCCAAGCTATTTTGTCGTTCATCATAATTCATAAGTTAATGGCTAACTATATTCAGATTACACGTAGAAAAGTTATAATTTGTTTAGGTAATACCCGTGATTAACAACGAATATCATAAACTTAGTTTTAGAAACCAAAAGTGAAATCATGAAGACTATTTTGTTAAATATTTTTAATGGGCGGGTCATCTCTCCTTGGTGGATTTTAGTCATAGATGTTGGTATTTCGGTCAATGCTTTTTTAATTGCCTTTATTCTTCGTTTAAATATTCAGCTTTCTTCGTACTCAGTTTCAGAATTGGTGTTTAATGGGGGGTGGGTATGTTTTGTATATCTGATCTCATTCCTTTTGTTCAGATCCTATAGAGGCGTTATCCGACATAGTAATTATAATGAGTTTAAGTTATTGGCGGTGGCCTGTTTTGCAGCATTTAGCTTTTTAATGTTGACAAATACAGTGTTGGACCTTGTTAATTATCATTTGTTTAATGTTCCTCGTCTAGTTCTTATCTTCCATTTTCTGATGACAGCAGTTATTAGTTTTGCTTTCAGAATGGTTGTGAAAGAAACTTATAGTTCCTTGACCAAGAAAAATACTTATACCAATGTATTTATTTATGGAGCAGGAGAAATGGGCCAAATTACTTTGGAAGCTATTAGGAGTGATAAGAACAATCATTACAATGTGGTAGCTTTTATAGATGATAATTCAACTAAATGTAATATGAACTTACATTCTATCCCTGTTATCAGTTGGAAAAAAGCTTTGCACGTAGGAGATGATAAAAACGTGGGAGTGGTTATTTTAGCGATTAACCATATTACAGTTCAACGTAAACATGAAATAGCGGAGTCTTGTTTAGATAAAGGTTGGAAACTTAAGGTGATGCCTTCGGTAGGTAATTGGGTAGATGGGATTTCCAATCAAAATCAGATTAGAGATATTCGCATAGAGGATATACTAGGCAGAGAGGAGATTAAGTTGAATCAATTGCAGATCATGAATGGTTTAGGTGGAAAAGTAATTCTTGTTACGGGAGCTGCGGGATCCATTGGTTCAGAAATAGTGCGGCAGTTGTTGCGTTTTCCCGTTCAAAAAATTGTGATGGTGGATGTGGCAGAGTCGGCATTGTACGACTTGCAGCAAGAGTTATTGCTTAGTCATAGTGATGCGCCCTTTGATGTGATCTTGGCTGATGTTACCAATGAATATCGAATGCAGGGTGTTTTTGATAAGTATCGTCCCCAAATAGTGTTTAATGCAGCGGCCTACAAACATGTACCAATGATGGAGCAGTTTCCTTATGAAGCGATACGCGTGAATATAGGCGGTGTAAAAGTATTGGCAGACCTGGCTGTGGAGTATAAGGTTGATAAGTTTGTGATGATTTCTACCGATAAAGCCGTTAACCCAACCAACGTAATGGGTGCTTCCAAAAGAATATGTGAAATATATATACAGGCGCTCTCGCAACAGAAAGGTGTCAATACGGAATTTGTGACTACTCGTTTTGGTAATGTATTAGGATCCAATGGCTCTGTTGTGCCTTTGTTTAAAAAACAGATAGAAAGGGGAGGGCCTATAACCGTTACTCATAAGGATATTACGCGATATTTCATGACCATACCAGAGGCGTGTCAATTGGTTTTAGAAGCCGGTTTTATGGGTCATGGCGGTGAAATATTTGTGTTTGATATGGGTGATCCAGTGAAGGTGGATGATCTGGCTAAAGAGATGATTCGTTTGTCTGGTTTGAAATTAGGAGAAGATATTGAAATTAGTTATACCGGATTACGACCTGGAGAGAAACTGTACGAAGAACTGTTGGCTTCTAAGGAAAATACTTTGCCAACACATCATAAAAAAATAATGATTGCTAATGTGAGAAGGTATAACTATGCGCTAGTGAATGATAAGCTCAAGAGTATGTTGTTGGCACTCAAAATGGAGAATAACCAATTACTGGTAACCAGGATGAAAGAAGTGGTGCCAGAGTATAAATCACAGAATAGCCAATATGCCGAATTGGATAAGGAACTGGTATTGAAATAGCCGATAGGCTCTTGTGTGATGTATTATGTATTGAAAAATAGATCTTTGTGTATAGTTTTAATACATTGGACAAAGAAGTTTTATCAATTGGTTGAAATATTATAGATTTGGTTTGTGTTATGGTAACATATTGAATAAATAACAATGCGCGATATGAAGGAAGAAATAAGGAATTTTATTGCCGAGACTACATTTTGTGATCCAACAAGCATCAGTGATGAAACTTTGATTTTTGACGAAGGAATCTTTGATTCTATGGGGTTGTTGGGTCTTATTAGTTTTTTAGAAAGCGAATATAATATTACCGCTGAGGATACCGAACTACAGGAGGAGAACTTTGGAAGTGTGGAAAGAATAGCAGCGTATATAGAGAAAAAAAAAGCAGCGTAAAATAGCTTTTCAGTAGTTGTTGTCGGCTGGAGGATGATAATATTCTATGGCTCATGTAAAAAGCTAAGCTATGTGCGGTATTGCAGGATTTTTAAATAATAGTGGGGTTAAACATACTGAGTTTGTGTTGAATGCAATGTTAACTCGTATTCGTCATAGAGGACCTGATGATTGTGGTTTGTTCTTATCAGATAACGCATGTATTGGTAATGTTAGATTGAGTATTGTTGATATCGCTTCTGGTACT comes from the Saccharicrinis fermentans DSM 9555 = JCM 21142 genome and includes:
- a CDS encoding T9SS type A sorting domain-containing protein, translating into MKKLILIVCMFLPILLSAQDIGGDYYVAVDGDDSGPGSYERPFATWQKAFETAQAGETVYFRGGVWYPQDHSRGSTICEIHVGDGIGHAGTREKPIRFFAYPGEKPVLDCSQVDMTGNRFNGALDFYETSWIHVKGLTIRNVPQPESGELASGVGAGMCSYMTFENLTVHNVGGRGMSYWGVAGHPDIPEIPTDTTRFINCDIYDCVDLLSEVPGNGSDAVKMDAEEGTYLYFYGCRAWNCGDDGFDISGPGLTIFEKCWSFGHKLEDALDGNGFKFGANRGSGAVQTADGNTLIGPNIPGVRKIVKNCISANNAGFGFYELAYSPYYPNRALVYNNFSYANGIGIEINVNPAFEGITPSTYYNNIIYKTVQDDAGGRPYNLSSVNTYTESNNTWDFAGPEIIGSLPWWQPTDSVIVTDDDFVSLDLSQLELPRKEDGSLPDITFGKLNTGSDLIDAGIDVGTPYYGDSPDIGYAEYIPNNYNPLKITQYSPEKTLDMVSVSYYSPITGSVSVIVLNETGNQLLSSSSNATEGYNNKVNIDLSTYESGIYTVKLNDGSSSVSVKVTKIPADIDVDYKIVKKFPNPTTDLFAIQFTCPEPATLSVTVSDELGEVVMSDYYPAQQNLNKMVLNLSPLEKGNYKITLNKDNNILSTKVTKQ
- a CDS encoding acyl carrier protein, whose protein sequence is MRDMKEEIRNFIAETTFCDPTSISDETLIFDEGIFDSMGLLGLISFLESEYNITAEDTELQEENFGSVERIAAYIEKKKAA
- a CDS encoding polysaccharide biosynthesis protein, which codes for MKTILLNIFNGRVISPWWILVIDVGISVNAFLIAFILRLNIQLSSYSVSELVFNGGWVCFVYLISFLLFRSYRGVIRHSNYNEFKLLAVACFAAFSFLMLTNTVLDLVNYHLFNVPRLVLIFHFLMTAVISFAFRMVVKETYSSLTKKNTYTNVFIYGAGEMGQITLEAIRSDKNNHYNVVAFIDDNSTKCNMNLHSIPVISWKKALHVGDDKNVGVVILAINHITVQRKHEIAESCLDKGWKLKVMPSVGNWVDGISNQNQIRDIRIEDILGREEIKLNQLQIMNGLGGKVILVTGAAGSIGSEIVRQLLRFPVQKIVMVDVAESALYDLQQELLLSHSDAPFDVILADVTNEYRMQGVFDKYRPQIVFNAAAYKHVPMMEQFPYEAIRVNIGGVKVLADLAVEYKVDKFVMISTDKAVNPTNVMGASKRICEIYIQALSQQKGVNTEFVTTRFGNVLGSNGSVVPLFKKQIERGGPITVTHKDITRYFMTIPEACQLVLEAGFMGHGGEIFVFDMGDPVKVDDLAKEMIRLSGLKLGEDIEISYTGLRPGEKLYEELLASKENTLPTHHKKIMIANVRRYNYALVNDKLKSMLLALKMENNQLLVTRMKEVVPEYKSQNSQYAELDKELVLK